Proteins found in one Streptomyces sp. NBC_00461 genomic segment:
- the cobM gene encoding precorrin-4 C(11)-methyltransferase, which produces MADAPTGKVTFVGAGPGAADLLTFRAARAIAEADVVIWAASLVQAEVLDHAREGAEILDSATMSLEDVVAVYERARDKGLRVARIHSGDPALWGGTQEQLDRCARIGIGTEVVPGVSAFSAVAALAQRELTIPEVAQSVVLTRLGGGKTPMPPGEEVREFAKHGTTMAIFLSAARSGQLVRELLEGGYPTSTPVVVAYQATWPEELVVRCTIATLEETVKEHKLWKHTLFLVGPALGAEGTRSHLYHPGHFHGYRKADPEARKALRSRGAST; this is translated from the coding sequence ATGGCCGATGCCCCCACCGGCAAGGTGACCTTCGTCGGTGCCGGCCCCGGCGCCGCCGACCTGCTGACGTTCCGTGCCGCGCGCGCCATCGCCGAGGCCGACGTCGTGATCTGGGCCGCGAGCCTGGTCCAGGCGGAGGTCCTCGACCACGCGCGCGAGGGCGCGGAGATCCTCGACTCGGCGACGATGTCGCTGGAGGACGTCGTCGCCGTCTACGAGCGGGCCCGGGACAAGGGCCTGCGCGTCGCACGTATCCACTCCGGTGATCCCGCCCTGTGGGGCGGCACGCAGGAGCAGCTCGACCGGTGTGCGCGGATCGGCATCGGGACGGAGGTCGTGCCGGGCGTGTCCGCCTTCTCGGCGGTCGCCGCCCTCGCGCAGCGCGAGCTGACCATTCCCGAGGTCGCGCAGTCCGTGGTCCTCACCCGGCTCGGCGGCGGCAAGACGCCGATGCCGCCCGGGGAGGAGGTGCGGGAGTTCGCCAAACACGGCACGACCATGGCGATCTTCCTGTCCGCCGCCCGCAGCGGGCAGTTGGTGCGGGAGCTGCTGGAGGGCGGCTATCCGACGTCCACTCCGGTCGTCGTCGCCTATCAGGCGACGTGGCCGGAGGAGCTGGTGGTGCGGTGCACGATCGCGACGCTGGAGGAGACGGTCAAGGAGCACAAGCTCTGGAAGCACACCCTCTTCCTGGTCGGGCCGGCGCTGGGCGCCGAGGGCACGCGCTCGCACCTGTACCACCCCGGTCACTTCCACGGCTATCGCAAGGCCGACCCGGAGGCCCGGAAGGCCCTGCGCTCGCGGGGTGCCAGTACGTGA
- the cbiE gene encoding precorrin-6y C5,15-methyltransferase (decarboxylating) subunit CbiE — protein sequence MITVVGTGTGAPVPLDAVAGAELVVGGRRHLDAVRLPETAERIVLGPLAPALDAMEEYVGKGRRVVVLASGDPGFFGIVRALAERFGAQRLDVRPGVSSIATAFARLGLTWDDAVVVSAHGRDPRTAVNVCRAHPKVAVLTGPGAGPAELGAALARTAPGRVLVVASALGSQDERLERVSPAEAASRDWGTAVSVVLCLDEMRVLGPVRTLAGAAYRPSAGWALDEGDFAHRDSMITKFEVRALALARLGPRPGDLVWDIGSGSGSVAVECARLGAAVSAVEKAPDGVERIRANAGAHGVDVHVVHGEAPAVLSRLDDPDAVFVGGGGRELPGIVGACARRARRTVVVALAALDRVPAVRTALTGAGLDCGGVLLQSSRLAPLPGDVSRLAATNPVFLLWGARTPVSREGVAL from the coding sequence GTGATCACGGTTGTCGGTACGGGGACGGGCGCGCCGGTTCCGCTCGATGCGGTGGCGGGGGCCGAGCTCGTCGTGGGCGGGCGACGGCACCTGGACGCGGTACGGCTGCCCGAGACCGCCGAGCGCATCGTCCTCGGCCCGCTCGCGCCCGCCCTGGACGCCATGGAGGAGTACGTCGGGAAAGGCCGGCGCGTGGTCGTGCTGGCCTCCGGGGACCCCGGGTTCTTCGGGATCGTGCGGGCGCTGGCCGAACGGTTCGGTGCGCAGCGCCTCGACGTCAGACCCGGCGTCTCATCCATCGCCACCGCCTTCGCCCGGCTGGGGCTGACCTGGGACGACGCGGTCGTCGTCAGCGCGCACGGGCGGGATCCGCGCACGGCCGTCAACGTCTGCCGGGCGCACCCGAAGGTCGCCGTGCTGACCGGTCCCGGTGCCGGTCCGGCGGAACTCGGCGCCGCGCTCGCCCGCACCGCACCCGGGCGGGTCCTCGTCGTCGCCTCCGCGCTCGGCTCGCAGGACGAGCGTCTGGAGCGGGTCTCCCCCGCCGAGGCCGCGAGCCGCGACTGGGGTACGGCGGTGAGTGTCGTCCTGTGCCTGGACGAGATGCGGGTGCTCGGTCCCGTACGGACGCTCGCGGGCGCGGCCTACCGGCCGTCTGCCGGGTGGGCGCTGGACGAGGGCGACTTCGCGCACCGCGACTCGATGATCACCAAGTTCGAGGTGCGGGCGCTGGCCCTGGCGCGGCTCGGGCCACGCCCCGGCGACCTGGTCTGGGACATCGGCTCCGGCTCGGGATCCGTGGCCGTGGAGTGCGCGCGGCTGGGCGCCGCGGTCAGCGCGGTCGAGAAGGCCCCGGACGGGGTGGAGCGGATCCGCGCCAACGCGGGTGCGCACGGTGTCGACGTGCACGTGGTGCACGGGGAGGCGCCCGCGGTGCTGTCCCGACTCGACGATCCCGACGCGGTGTTCGTCGGGGGCGGCGGGCGCGAGCTGCCCGGGATCGTCGGCGCGTGCGCGCGGCGGGCCCGGCGGACGGTCGTGGTCGCCCTGGCCGCGCTGGACCGGGTGCCCGCGGTGCGCACCGCGCTCACCGGCGCCGGTCTCGACTGCGGCGGGGTGCTGTTGCAGTCGTCCCGGCTCGCGCCACTGCCGGGGGACGTGTCCCGGCTGGCGGCGACCAATCCCGTTTTCCTGCTGTGGGGTGCACGAACCCCCGTCTCTCGTGAAGGAGTTGCTCTGTGA
- the cobJ gene encoding precorrin-3B C(17)-methyltransferase produces MIGLISATAAGAAARDRLAAAWPDRTRVYEGPVKDAVRTAFAQCEQLVCFLATGAVVRLVAPLLGDKASDPGVVCVDEGGRFAVSLLGGHGGGANELALEVGELLGAEPVVTTATDAVGIPGLDTLGLPVEGDVAGVTRALLDGEPVALDAEVSWPLPPLPFAAQGTHTVRLTDRAVEPADSEVLLRPPSLVVGVGASRGAPADEVLALVEDALRDAGLSPRSVAWLATVDAKREEPGIVEAAARLGVPVMTYSAQELTGVEVPNPSEAPLSAVGTPSVAEAAALVRGGELLVPKRKSARADGHASMATCAVVRRPARGRLAVVGLGPGARDLLTPRATAELRRASVLVGLDQYVDQIRDLLRPGTRVLESGLGAEEERARTAVAEARTGQAVALIGSGDAGVYAMASPALAEASDDIDVIGVPGVTAALAAGAILGAPLGHDHVSISLSDLHTPWEVIERRVRAAAEADLVVTFYNPRSRGRDWQLPKALAILAEHREPTTPVGVVRNASRPDESSRVTSLVSLDPATVDMMTVVTVGNTATREIAGRMVTPRGYRWQDTSSTSGSAVGQGQGDVR; encoded by the coding sequence GTGATCGGCCTCATTTCCGCCACCGCGGCGGGGGCGGCGGCACGCGACCGGCTGGCCGCGGCGTGGCCGGACCGCACGCGTGTGTACGAGGGTCCCGTCAAGGACGCCGTACGGACCGCGTTCGCGCAGTGCGAGCAGCTCGTGTGTTTCCTGGCGACCGGGGCCGTCGTACGGCTCGTGGCGCCCCTGCTGGGTGACAAGGCGTCCGACCCGGGTGTGGTGTGCGTCGACGAGGGCGGGCGGTTCGCCGTGTCGCTGCTGGGTGGGCACGGGGGCGGCGCCAATGAACTCGCCCTGGAGGTGGGTGAGTTGCTGGGTGCCGAGCCGGTGGTGACCACGGCGACGGACGCCGTCGGCATCCCCGGCCTGGACACGCTCGGTCTTCCCGTGGAGGGCGACGTCGCCGGGGTGACGCGGGCCCTGCTGGACGGCGAGCCGGTCGCGCTGGACGCCGAGGTGTCATGGCCGCTGCCGCCGTTGCCGTTCGCCGCGCAGGGCACGCACACCGTCAGGCTCACGGATCGCGCGGTCGAACCGGCCGACAGTGAGGTGCTGTTGCGTCCGCCGTCCCTCGTCGTCGGCGTCGGCGCGTCCAGGGGCGCCCCGGCCGACGAGGTGCTCGCTCTGGTCGAGGACGCGTTGCGCGACGCGGGACTGTCGCCTCGCAGCGTCGCCTGGCTCGCCACCGTGGACGCCAAGCGCGAGGAGCCCGGCATCGTCGAGGCGGCCGCACGGCTCGGCGTGCCCGTGATGACGTACTCCGCCCAGGAGTTGACGGGGGTCGAGGTCCCCAACCCCTCCGAGGCGCCCCTCTCGGCCGTCGGCACCCCCTCCGTCGCCGAGGCCGCCGCGCTCGTACGGGGCGGTGAACTCCTCGTCCCCAAGCGGAAGTCGGCACGCGCGGACGGGCATGCCTCGATGGCGACCTGCGCCGTCGTACGACGTCCCGCGCGCGGCCGGCTCGCGGTCGTCGGGCTCGGCCCCGGCGCCCGCGATCTGCTCACCCCGCGCGCCACGGCCGAACTGCGGCGCGCCTCCGTGCTCGTGGGCCTCGACCAGTACGTCGACCAGATCCGTGACCTGCTGCGGCCCGGCACCCGGGTCCTGGAGTCCGGGCTGGGCGCCGAGGAGGAGCGGGCGCGGACCGCGGTGGCCGAGGCCCGGACGGGGCAGGCCGTCGCGCTGATCGGCAGCGGCGACGCCGGCGTGTACGCGATGGCTTCCCCGGCGCTCGCCGAGGCCTCCGACGACATCGACGTGATCGGCGTACCGGGCGTCACCGCCGCCCTCGCCGCCGGCGCGATCCTCGGCGCACCGCTCGGCCACGACCACGTCTCGATCAGCCTCTCCGACCTGCACACACCGTGGGAGGTCATCGAGCGGCGGGTCCGCGCGGCGGCCGAGGCGGACCTCGTGGTCACCTTCTACAACCCCCGTTCCCGGGGCCGGGACTGGCAGTTGCCGAAGGCGCTGGCGATCCTCGCCGAGCACCGGGAGCCGACGACTCCGGTCGGCGTCGTACGCAACGCGTCGCGGCCGGACGAGTCCAGCCGGGTCACGTCCCTGGTCTCGCTCGACCCGGCGACGGTCGACATGATGACGGTGGTGACCGTGGGCAACACGGCGACCCGTGAGATCGCGGGCCGCATGGTGACCCCGCGCGGCTACCGCTGGCAGGACACCTCGTCGACGAGCGGCTCCGCCGTGGGGCAGGGACAGGGAGACGTCCGGTGA
- a CDS encoding sirohydrochlorin chelatase, whose translation MTTPPPALLIAGHGTRDEAGAEAFRDFVRQLGARRPELPVAGGFIELSPPPLGEAVTELVERGVRRFAAVPLMLVSAGHAKGDIPAALAREKERHAGISYTYGRPLGPHPSLLAVLERRLDEALGSTVRSPEDRADVTVLLVGRGSTDPDANAEVHKAARLLWEGRGYAGVETAFVSLAAPDVPSGLDRCVKLGARRIVVLPYFLFTGILPDRVKQQTEGWAAAHPEVEVRSADVIGPEPELLDLVMERYEEAVQGDLRMNCDSCVYRIALPGFEDKVGLPQQPHFHPDDDGHHHHHGHHHGGHAHAH comes from the coding sequence GTGACCACCCCGCCGCCCGCCCTGCTCATCGCCGGACATGGCACCCGGGACGAGGCCGGAGCCGAGGCGTTCCGCGACTTCGTACGGCAGCTGGGAGCCCGCCGCCCCGAACTGCCCGTGGCGGGCGGCTTCATCGAGCTGTCTCCGCCGCCGCTGGGCGAGGCGGTCACCGAGCTGGTGGAGCGGGGGGTACGGCGTTTCGCCGCCGTGCCGCTGATGCTGGTGTCCGCCGGGCACGCCAAGGGGGACATCCCTGCGGCGCTGGCCCGCGAGAAGGAGCGGCACGCGGGGATCTCGTACACCTACGGGCGTCCGCTGGGTCCGCACCCCTCGCTGCTCGCGGTCCTGGAGCGGCGGCTGGACGAGGCGCTCGGCTCCACCGTGCGCTCGCCCGAGGACCGCGCCGACGTGACCGTGCTGCTGGTCGGGCGCGGATCCACCGACCCCGATGCCAACGCCGAGGTGCACAAGGCGGCGCGACTGCTGTGGGAGGGGCGAGGGTACGCGGGTGTGGAGACGGCGTTCGTGTCACTGGCGGCACCCGACGTGCCCAGCGGCCTGGACCGGTGCGTCAAGCTGGGCGCCCGGCGGATCGTGGTCCTCCCGTACTTCCTCTTCACCGGCATCCTGCCGGACCGGGTGAAGCAGCAGACCGAGGGCTGGGCGGCCGCGCACCCGGAGGTCGAGGTGCGCTCGGCGGACGTCATCGGCCCGGAGCCGGAGCTGCTCGATCTGGTGATGGAGCGGTACGAGGAGGCCGTGCAGGGCGATCTGCGGATGAACTGCGACTCGTGCGTGTACCGCATCGCGCTGCCGGGCTTCGAGGACAAGGTCGGTCTGCCGCAGCAGCCGCACTTCCACCCGGACGACGACGGTCACCATCACCACCACGGGCACCACCACGGCGGACACGCTCATGCGCACTGA
- the cobC gene encoding Rv2231c family pyridoxal phosphate-dependent protein CobC, translating to MRTEDGAGPDLRHHGDAEVRDDGSALVDLAVNVRADTPPAWLRERIARSLGSLAAYPDGRAARAAVAERHGLGVERVLLTAGAAEAFVLLARALKVRRPVVVHPQFTEPEAALRDAGHSVHRVLLRAEDGFRLDPAAVPDDADLVLIGNPTNPTSVLHSASVIARLARPGRTLVVDEAFMDAVPGEREALAGRTDVPGLVVLRSLTKTWGLAGLRIGYVLAAPGTIADLERAQPLWPVSTPALAAAEACVGPQALAEAAHAAHRIATDRAHLVAGLREFGSDGLRVAEPAEGPFVLVRLPRATAVRRHLRDLGFAVRRGDTFPGLGEEWLRLAVRDRATVNSFLQALDRALTLASHH from the coding sequence ATGCGCACTGAGGACGGCGCCGGGCCCGACCTGCGCCACCACGGGGACGCCGAGGTCCGTGACGACGGCTCCGCGCTGGTCGACCTGGCGGTGAACGTCCGCGCGGACACACCGCCGGCCTGGCTGCGCGAACGCATCGCCCGCTCGCTCGGCTCGCTCGCGGCCTATCCGGACGGGCGGGCCGCGCGGGCCGCGGTGGCGGAGCGGCACGGGCTCGGGGTGGAGCGGGTGCTGCTGACGGCGGGCGCGGCCGAGGCTTTCGTGCTGCTGGCCCGGGCGTTGAAGGTGCGCCGGCCCGTGGTGGTCCACCCCCAGTTCACGGAGCCGGAGGCGGCGCTGCGGGACGCGGGCCACTCGGTGCACCGGGTTCTGCTGCGGGCGGAGGACGGCTTCCGGCTGGACCCGGCGGCCGTCCCCGACGACGCGGACCTGGTGCTGATCGGCAACCCGACGAACCCCACCTCCGTCCTCCACTCCGCCTCGGTCATCGCCCGACTCGCCCGTCCTGGGCGAACGTTGGTGGTCGACGAGGCGTTCATGGACGCGGTGCCGGGTGAGCGGGAGGCGCTGGCCGGCCGGACGGACGTGCCGGGTCTGGTGGTCCTGCGCAGCCTGACCAAGACCTGGGGGCTGGCGGGACTCCGGATCGGCTACGTCCTCGCCGCCCCCGGGACGATCGCCGACCTGGAGCGCGCCCAGCCCCTGTGGCCGGTGTCCACGCCCGCGCTGGCGGCCGCCGAGGCCTGCGTCGGCCCGCAGGCGCTGGCGGAGGCGGCCCACGCGGCGCACCGCATCGCCACGGACCGGGCCCATCTGGTCGCCGGACTACGGGAGTTCGGGTCGGACGGGCTGCGGGTCGCCGAACCGGCCGAGGGCCCCTTCGTCCTCGTGCGGCTGCCCAGGGCGACGGCCGTACGCCGGCATCTGCGGGACCTGGGCTTCGCCGTACGGCGAGGTGACACGTTCCCGGGGCTGGGCGAGGAGTGGCTGCGGCTGGCGGTGCGGGACCGGGCGACGGTCAACTCCTTTCTGCAGGCACTCGACCGGGCGCTGACGCTGGCGTCGCATCACTGA
- a CDS encoding LAETG motif-containing sortase-dependent surface protein: MGRGLAGDVVALGASGEEAGLAEAGGSSVTPYVAGGAIALLVVGGGAVALARRGRG; this comes from the coding sequence GTGGGACGCGGTCTCGCCGGTGACGTGGTGGCGCTGGGTGCGTCGGGCGAGGAGGCGGGGCTTGCCGAGGCTGGTGGCAGTTCCGTGACGCCGTATGTCGCGGGCGGTGCGATCGCCCTGCTCGTCGTGGGCGGGGGAGCGGTGGCGCTGGCGCGCCGGGGCCGGGGCTGA